The Schistocerca gregaria isolate iqSchGreg1 chromosome 4, iqSchGreg1.2, whole genome shotgun sequence genome contains a region encoding:
- the LOC126267492 gene encoding uncharacterized protein LOC126267492 encodes MEEFQDKIIVSTPRQAFPVKLFNKFKKTTVKLHQTNLNLKYNKICSANNIIPNYIKINVNNMSPAAQRAKRTAETAWLKYEISSLYSKKQELNVSLYKLHLELGNHISSSSVLYDTIERINHHSQSIMQRKWQKQEQKLNKLLNKNCSKTETHTQHTFHERLVNFTDITLTKEEQQLLEKGPKYNLNTHITHKTIENLITETEYIIGQHEKTNTRDFNPGLTRELVTEEMKQIIRRNKPSINTNKKTADEKTINSIHRKLKQHNALITKADKGNALVLITKAEYIEKTEKFLTENKISKLTSDPTQRYQRNVKTLLKNITHTLTQNQTKRMTQKNPKAPLLTSLPKVHKPLIPVRPVVDFRKAPSYLLGRHMHTFLQKTYTYTNNRSLKNTGDIIEKIKNINIPPTAKLVSFDITSMYTNIPTEETINIIEQQLKCKKFPDIQINEISSILRLITEQNYFTFNNNFYSQQEGLPMGSPISGTLANIFLDHIENTIFNNIVKQGGYKIIYWYRYVDDIICLVDETHNRIEELHSNINTVHPQIHFTMEIEKNQTLNFLDLTITRNNHQHEFSIYRKPTSTSTVIHNTSNHPTVHKYASFTHMLHRINRTPLKPENYTQELNIIKQIAVENNYKTDIINKLNNKIKRKQAVHTDNTADHTTQANRGRWYTLTYNNKISHRIGNILKKQGIPITFRTNNTVQKRLRPDRKTADKFSNAGIYQLTCNSCQAQYIGQTSRNFRTRYTEHMRALKSDSTHSTFADHLMNKNHNPTNIENDLHILKNSNSLYQQLTIEENYYIQKAIVEGKNVINEYTTLCNNTLFTALRELAKDSEQTSTHTQ; translated from the coding sequence atggaagagttccaagataaaattattgtttctACGCCACGCCAGGCATTTCCAGTAAAGCTcttcaacaaatttaagaaaacgacagtgaaactacaccAAACAAACTTGAACCTCAAGTACAACAAAATTTGCTCTGCCAACAACATCATTCctaattatattaaaattaatgtaaacaacatGTCACCTGCAGCACAGCGTGCTAAACGAACAGCTGAAACAGCTTGGCTGAAATATGAAATTAGCTCTCTATACTCAAAAAAACAAGAACTGAATGTCAGCTTATACAAATTACACCTAGAATTAGGAAACCACATCTCCAGCTCATCAGTACTGTATGACACAATAGAAAGAATAAACCACCACTCACAGTCAATAATGCAAAGGAAATggcagaaacaagaacagaaattaaataaactctTGAACAAAAACTGCTCCAAAAccgagacacacacacaacacacattccaCGAACGCTTGGTTAATTTTACTGACATAACACTCACAAAAGAAGAACAACAGCTACTTGAGAAAGGCCCAAAATACAATTTGAACACCCACATAACACATAAGACCATAGAAAATCTTATTACTGAGACTGAATACATCATAGGACAACATGAAAAAACTAACACTCGAGACTTCAACCCAGGCCTAACAAGAGAAttagtgacagaggaaatgaaacaaatcATCAGAAGGAACAAACCatcaataaacacaaataaaaaaacagctgatgagaaaaccattaacagtatacacagaaaactaaaacaacacaATGCTCTCATCACCAAGGCAGACAAAGGGAATGCTCTAGTGTTAATAACTAAGgcagaatacattgaaaaaacagaaaaattcctgacagagaataaaataagcaagctaaccagtgacccaacacaaagataccaaagaaatgtaaagactctcttaaaaaacatcacacacaccttgacacagaaccagacaaaaagaatgacacaaaaaAACCCTAAAGCTCCACTCTTAACAAGCCTGCCAAAGGTCCACAAACCTCTCATACCAGTCAGACCAGTGGTTGACTTCAGAAAAGCCCCATCTTACTTACTAGggagacacatgcacacattcctacagaaaacatacacatacacaaacaacagaagcctcaaaaacacaggagacataatagagaaaattaagaaTATCAACATCCCCCCAACAGCAAAACTGGTatcttttgacatcacatccatgtacacaaacatacccacagaagaaactataaacattatagaacaacagctaaaatgcaagaaattcccagacatacaaataaatgaaatctcgTCCATTCTGAGGCTgatcacagaacaaaactacttcacttttAACAACAACTTCTATTCGCAACAAGAGGGGCTACCCATGGGATCCCCCATCAGTGGAACCTTAGCCAACATCTTCTTGGACcatatagagaacacaatattcaataacattgtaaaacaagggGGGTACAAAATCATCTACTGGtatcgatatgtggatgacataatctgtcttgtagatgaaacacataacagaatagaagagctacacagtaacatcaacacagtacacccacaaatccacttcacaatggaaatagaaaaaaaccagacactaaatttcttggatcttacaatcacaagaaacaaccaccaacatgaattctccatctacagaaaacccacatccacaagcactgttatccataacacatccaaccaccctacagtacataaatatgccagtttcacacacatgctccacaggataaacagaacacctcttaaaccagaaaactacacacaggaactaaatataatcaaacaaattgctgttgaaaacaactacaaaacagacatcataaacaaactcaacaacaagataaaacggaaacaggcagtacacacagacaacacagcagaccacaccactcaagcaaatagagggagatggtacacacttacatacaataacaaaatatcacatagaataggaaacatattgaaaaaacaagggatcccaataacattcagaacaaacaatactgttcagaaaagactaagaccagacagaaaaactgcagacaaattcagcaacgctggaatatatcaactcacctgcaactcctgtcaggcccagtacataggacaaacaagcagaaacttccgaacaaggtacacagagcacatgagagctctaaagagtgacagcacacattcaacttttgcagatcatctaatgaacaaaaaccataaccccactaatattgaaaacgatctacacattctgaaaaacagcaacagtctataccaacaattaacaatagaagaaaactactatatacaaaaggccatagtcgaagggaaaaatgtaataaacgaatacacaacactttgcaataacacactcttcactgctctgagagaactggccaaggactcagaacagacaagcacacacacgcaatag